One stretch of Oscillatoria acuminata PCC 6304 DNA includes these proteins:
- a CDS encoding pentapeptide repeat-containing protein: MEPENFLDEFEESDENEMLESLYEGEIDYPDLLKKYQAGERDFSGMNLTGINLHDRYLLGINFNSANLQCASFGHTDLTQASLKNANLENAHLSSAYLVNANLENANLTGANLNYANLTGANLAGANLTDVTLNQAKLSEANLSGATWQNVSTESAIFCQTIMPDGTLYNDPNRVVSPQEFLRRYAAGERKFEGIILHRADLRGIDLRNVAMPDAHLDYANLSGANLEDSYLRRVSFRGADLSGANLYLVNLDGADFSYADLRNSSFQPEGEMMGTDFTEANLLGAEILFTKHCFFHRTIVPNGTLVVGPSSYPWNDDY; this comes from the coding sequence ATGGAACCCGAAAACTTCTTGGACGAATTTGAAGAATCCGATGAAAATGAAATGTTAGAGTCCCTCTATGAAGGCGAGATCGACTATCCAGATCTGCTGAAAAAATATCAGGCCGGTGAAAGAGATTTTAGCGGGATGAATTTGACAGGAATCAATTTGCACGATCGTTACTTATTGGGCATCAACTTCAACTCGGCTAATCTGCAATGTGCTAGTTTTGGTCACACCGACTTAACTCAGGCTTCTTTGAAGAACGCTAATCTGGAGAATGCCCATTTGAGCAGTGCTTACTTGGTCAACGCTAATCTAGAAAATGCGAATTTAACCGGTGCTAATTTAAACTATGCTAATCTGACTGGTGCCAACTTAGCCGGAGCAAATTTGACCGATGTTACTCTGAATCAAGCTAAGTTAAGCGAGGCGAACTTATCGGGGGCTACTTGGCAGAATGTCAGCACAGAGTCGGCAATATTTTGTCAAACGATTATGCCAGATGGGACTTTGTACAACGACCCGAATAGAGTGGTCTCTCCCCAAGAATTTCTGCGGCGATATGCAGCCGGGGAAAGAAAATTTGAGGGAATTATTTTACACCGGGCTGACCTGAGAGGCATCGATTTGCGTAATGTCGCGATGCCTGATGCTCATTTAGACTATGCTAACTTGAGCGGGGCTAATTTGGAAGATTCCTATTTAAGGAGAGTTAGCTTTAGAGGGGCTGATTTAAGTGGTGCTAATTTATATCTTGTTAATTTGGACGGAGCTGATTTTAGCTATGCAGACTTGAGGAACAGCAGCTTTCAACCGGAAGGTGAAATGATGGGAACTGACTTCACTGAAGCTAACTTACTTGGAGCCGAAATTCTGTTTACAAAACACTGTTTTTTTCACCG
- a CDS encoding pentapeptide repeat-containing protein: MEPENFLDEFEESDENEMLESLYEGEIDYPELLKRYQAGERDFSGMNLTGINLSDRYLLGIKLNSANLQCASFYRTDLSQASFRNANLENGHFYRACLVNANLENANLTGADLEFSNLTGANLAGANLTDVTLNKAKLSETNLSGATWQNVSTESAIFCQTIMPDGTLYNDPNRVVSPQEFLRRYAAGERKFEGIILHRADLRGIDLRNVAMPDAHLDYANLSGANLEDSYLRRVSFRGADLSGANLYLVNLDGADFSYADLRNSRFQPEDEMMGTDFTEANLLGAEIRFTKHCWLCRTIVPNGKLVSY, from the coding sequence ATGGAACCCGAAAACTTTTTGGACGAATTTGAAGAATCCGATGAAAATGAAATGTTAGAGTCCCTCTATGAAGGCGAAATTGACTATCCAGAGCTGCTGAAAAGATATCAGGCCGGTGAAAGGGATTTTAGCGGGATGAATTTGACAGGAATCAATTTGTCAGATCGTTACTTATTGGGCATCAAATTAAACTCTGCTAATCTGCAATGTGCTAGTTTTTATCGGACTGACTTAAGTCAAGCTTCTTTTAGAAATGCTAATCTAGAGAATGGTCATTTTTATCGTGCTTGCTTGGTCAACGCTAATCTAGAAAATGCGAATTTAACCGGTGCTGACCTAGAGTTTTCTAATCTGACTGGTGCCAACTTAGCTGGAGCAAATTTGACCGATGTTACTCTGAATAAAGCTAAGTTAAGCGAGACGAACTTATCGGGGGCTACTTGGCAGAATGTCAGCACAGAGTCGGCAATATTTTGTCAAACGATTATGCCAGATGGGACTTTGTACAACGACCCGAATAGAGTGGTCTCTCCCCAAGAATTTCTGCGGCGATATGCAGCCGGGGAAAGAAAATTTGAGGGAATTATTTTACACCGGGCTGACCTGAGAGGCATCGATTTGCGTAATGTCGCGATGCCTGATGCTCATTTAGACTATGCTAACTTGAGCGGGGCTAATTTGGAAGATTCCTATTTAAGGAGAGTTAGCTTTAGAGGGGCTGATTTAAGTGGTGCTAATTTATATCTTGTTAATTTGGACGGAGCTGATTTTAGCTATGCAGACTTGAGGAACAGCAGGTTTCAACCGGAAGATGAAATGATGGGAACTGACTTCACTGAAGCTAACTTACTTGGAGCCGAAATTCGGTTTACAAAACACTGTTGGTTGTGCCGGACTATTGTACCCAATGGAAAGTTGGTTTCATATTAG